The Aedes aegypti strain LVP_AGWG chromosome 3, AaegL5.0 Primary Assembly, whole genome shotgun sequence genome contains a region encoding:
- the LOC5579650 gene encoding calpain-B isoform X1 has protein sequence MPDPTRIDSLVKEFNDSPHGPKKLHQSRTRFMPIVFGRDGKAQPKPGPRSAEAQDFYALRKRCLRSGTLFEDPEFPANNSSLTFSGESRPNLKWLRPSQISPDPRFFEASYSRFDVNQGELGDCWLLAAAANLTQDPQLFTRVVPEDNSFKQDYTGIFHFRFWRFGQWCDVVIDDRLPTVNGKLVYMRSTEDNEFWSALLEKAYAKLFGSYEALRGGSASEAMVDFTGGIAESYEMKDVPKDLFQIIEKGFRSHAMFACSLEPDPYKPEAETPQGLIRGHAYSLTMAKMVDIQTPNVKGKIPLLRLRNPWGNANEWNGAWSDKSPEWKYIPEETKREIGLIFELDGEFWMSYQDFVKYFDRIEMCNMSPDCPIIRQNGNYPWKQSSFEGEWVIGSTAGGCRNYPDTFWHNPQYVVHLKEPDKDDAEGKATAIIALLQKNRRSKRNKGMDCLTVGLIIYRVTERDLIRKPLPKEFFLRNASVARSTFVNLREVTCRFRMDPGTYVVVPSTFEPNVEGEFMIRVFSECPDCMTENEDCVGECDLDPRVVPDSNNNDVPVAPIKMKAPDPTKPDPQRQAMEKLFLDVAGVDGEVDWMELKLVLDHCFRDDIAIAAKGVSRSYHVAPVESKKSLTPQGEVVCCGLLAMLQDWYVNMAGGDNRPERSTSGDFVVAKERAPLMTGETSPEISAVGFSKDACRSMVAMLDEDQSGKLGFLEFQKLLTEIARWKAVFKLYDTDRSGHLNPFELRAALQSAGYHLNSKILNSLMHRYGSREGEIWFDDFITCAVKIKTMIDIFRAKDVNGIASFNMDEWIQKTIYC, from the exons aAGGCTCAACCAAAACCCGGACCTCGTAGTGCCGAAGCACAGGACTTCTATGCCTTGCGAAAGCGATGCCTCCGCAGCGGAACCCTATTCGAGGATCCAGAATTTCCAGCCAACAATTCATCGCTGACATTCAGCGGGGAATCCCGGCCAAACCTCAAATGGCTTCGGCCCAGTCAAATTTCGCCAGATCCGAGATTCTTCGAGGCAAGCTATTCGCGATTCGACGTCAACCAAGGAGAGCTCGGAGACTGCTGGTTGCTGGCTGCGGCCGCAAATCTAACCCAAGATCCGCAACTGTTCACCAGGGTTGTCCCAGAGGACAACAGCTTCAAACAGGACTATACAGGGATTTTTCACTTCAGGTTTTGGAGGTTCGGCCAGTGGTGCGATGTTGTGATCGACGATCGGTTACCGACGGTGAATGGAAAGTTGGTCTATATGCGATCAACGGAAGATAATGAGTTCTGGAGTGCTCTGCTGGAGAAGGCCTATGCGAAACTGTTTGGGTCGTACGAGGCTCTGCGGGGAGGATCGGCTAGTGAAGCGATGGTAGATTTCACCGGAGGTATAGCAGAATCATACGAAATGAAGGATGTTCCAAAGGACTTGTTCCAAATTATTGAAAAGGGGTTCAGGAGTCACGCAATGTTTGCGTGTAGTTTAGAACCCGATCCGTATAAGCCGGAGGCGGAAACTCCTCAAGGTTTGATCCGAGGCCATGCATACTCGTTGACGATGGCCAAGATGGTGGATATCCAAACGCCGAATGTTAAGGGAAAGATTCCCTTGTTGAGGCTCAGGAATCCCTGGGGAAATGCTAATGAGTGGAATGGAGCGTGGAGCGATAAATCTCCGGAGTGGAAATATATTCCCGAAGAAACGAAGCGAGAGATTGGTTTGATTTTTGAGCTGGATGGGGAGTTTTGGATGTCTTATCAGGACTTCGTGAAGTACTTCGATCGTATCGAAATGTGCAACATGAGTCCAGATTGCCCAATAATCCGACAAAATGGAAACTATCCCTGGAAGCAATCGTCTTTCGAAGGTGAATGGGTTATTGGAAGCACTGCTGGTGGATGCAGAAACTATCCAGACACATTCTGGCATAATCCACAGTATGTAGTGCATCTGAAAGAACCCGACAAAGATGATGCCGAAGGAAAAGCAACAGCCATAATAGCATTACTGCAGAAAAATCGAAGATCTAAACGCAACAAAGGCATGGATTGCCTAACCGTGGGTCTAATCATCTACCGAGTAACAGAACGTGATCTCATCCGAAAGCCTCTACCCAAAGAATTCTTCCTACGGAATGCTTCCGTAGCCCGATCGACCTTCGTGAACTTACGAGAAGTGACCTGTCGTTTCCGAATGGATCCCGGGACTTACGTGGTGGTCCCTTCCACCTTTGAGCCGAACGTTGAAGGCGAGTTCATGATTAGGGTGTTCTCCGAATGTCCGGACTGCATGACCGAGAACGAAGACTGCGTTGGTGAATGCGACTTGGATCCTCGG GTGGTGCCAGATAGCAACAACAACGATGTGCCGGTAGCTCCC ATTAAAATGAAAGCACCCGATCCCACGAAGCCTGATCCGCAGCGGCAGGCTATGGAGAAACTGTTCCTGGATGTCGCTGGAGTCGACGGCGAGGTTGACTGGATGGAGCTGAAGTTGGTACTGGATCACTGCTTCCGGGACGACATAGCGATTGCGGCCAAAGGAGTCTCCCGGAGTTACCACGTGGCCCCGGTGGAATCCAAGAAATCCCTGACACCTCAAGGTGAGGTCGTGTGTTGCGGCCTGTTGGCCATGCTGCAGGATTGGTACGTCAACATGGCCGGTGGGGACAATCGTCCAGAGCGCAGTACTTCCGGCGACTTCGTGGTCGCCAAGGAGAGGGCTCCTCTCATGACCGGTGAGACGTCTC CCGAAATCAGTGCCGTCGGGTTCTCCAAGGATGCCTGCCGTTCGATGGTGGCTATGCTCGATGAGGATCAATCCGGCAAGCTCGGGTTCTTGGAGTTCCAGAAGTTGCTGACCGAAATTGCCCGCTGGAAGGCAGTGTTCAAGCTGTACGACACGGACCGTTCCGGGCATTTGAACCCATTTGAGCTGCGGGCAGCTTTGCAGTCGGCCGGTTACCATCTGAACAGCAAGATCCTGAACAGTTTGATGCATCGGTACGGTTCACGCGAGGGGGAGATATGGTTCGATGATTTTATAACCTGTGCGGTGAAGATTAAAACCATGATTG ATATCTTCCGCGCAAAGGACGTGAATGGAATCGCTTCGTTCAACATGGACGAATGGATACAGAAAACTATTTATTGTTAA
- the LOC5579650 gene encoding calpain-B isoform X5 codes for MPDPTRIDSLVKEFNDSPHGPKKLHQSRTRFMPIVFGRDGKAQPKPGPRSAEAQDFYALRKRCLRSGTLFEDPEFPANNSSLTFSGESRPNLKWLRPSQISPDPRFFEASYSRFDVNQGELGDCWLLAAAANLTQDPQLFTRVVPEDNSFKQDYTGIFHFRFWRFGQWCDVVIDDRLPTVNGKLVYMRSTEDNEFWSALLEKAYAKLFGSYEALRGGSASEAMVDFTGGIAESYEMKDVPKDLFQIIEKGFRSHAMFACSLEPDPYKPEAETPQGLIRGHAYSLTMAKMVDIQTPNVKGKIPLLRLRNPWGNANEWNGAWSDKSPEWKYIPEETKREIGLIFELDGEFWMSYQDFVKYFDRIEMCNMSPDCPIIRQNGNYPWKQSSFEGEWVIGSTAGGCRNYPDTFWHNPQYVVHLKEPDKDDAEGKATAIIALLQKNRRSKRNKGMDCLTVGLIIYRVTERDLIRKPLPKEFFLRNASVARSTFVNLREVTCRFRMDPGTYVVVPSTFEPNVEGEFMIRVFSECPDCMTENEDCVGECDLDPRIKMKAPDPTKPDPQRQAMEKLFLDVAGVDGEVDWMELKLVLDHCFRDDIAIAAKGVSRSYHVAPVESKKSLTPQGEVVCCGLLAMLQDWYVNMAGGDNRPERSTSGDFVVAKERAPLMTAEISAVGFSKDACRSMVAMLDEDQSGKLGFLEFQKLLTEIARWKAVFKLYDTDRSGHLNPFELRAALQSAGYHLNSKILNSLMHRYGSREGEIWFDDFITCAVKIKTMIDIFRAKDVNGIASFNMDEWIQKTIYC; via the exons aAGGCTCAACCAAAACCCGGACCTCGTAGTGCCGAAGCACAGGACTTCTATGCCTTGCGAAAGCGATGCCTCCGCAGCGGAACCCTATTCGAGGATCCAGAATTTCCAGCCAACAATTCATCGCTGACATTCAGCGGGGAATCCCGGCCAAACCTCAAATGGCTTCGGCCCAGTCAAATTTCGCCAGATCCGAGATTCTTCGAGGCAAGCTATTCGCGATTCGACGTCAACCAAGGAGAGCTCGGAGACTGCTGGTTGCTGGCTGCGGCCGCAAATCTAACCCAAGATCCGCAACTGTTCACCAGGGTTGTCCCAGAGGACAACAGCTTCAAACAGGACTATACAGGGATTTTTCACTTCAGGTTTTGGAGGTTCGGCCAGTGGTGCGATGTTGTGATCGACGATCGGTTACCGACGGTGAATGGAAAGTTGGTCTATATGCGATCAACGGAAGATAATGAGTTCTGGAGTGCTCTGCTGGAGAAGGCCTATGCGAAACTGTTTGGGTCGTACGAGGCTCTGCGGGGAGGATCGGCTAGTGAAGCGATGGTAGATTTCACCGGAGGTATAGCAGAATCATACGAAATGAAGGATGTTCCAAAGGACTTGTTCCAAATTATTGAAAAGGGGTTCAGGAGTCACGCAATGTTTGCGTGTAGTTTAGAACCCGATCCGTATAAGCCGGAGGCGGAAACTCCTCAAGGTTTGATCCGAGGCCATGCATACTCGTTGACGATGGCCAAGATGGTGGATATCCAAACGCCGAATGTTAAGGGAAAGATTCCCTTGTTGAGGCTCAGGAATCCCTGGGGAAATGCTAATGAGTGGAATGGAGCGTGGAGCGATAAATCTCCGGAGTGGAAATATATTCCCGAAGAAACGAAGCGAGAGATTGGTTTGATTTTTGAGCTGGATGGGGAGTTTTGGATGTCTTATCAGGACTTCGTGAAGTACTTCGATCGTATCGAAATGTGCAACATGAGTCCAGATTGCCCAATAATCCGACAAAATGGAAACTATCCCTGGAAGCAATCGTCTTTCGAAGGTGAATGGGTTATTGGAAGCACTGCTGGTGGATGCAGAAACTATCCAGACACATTCTGGCATAATCCACAGTATGTAGTGCATCTGAAAGAACCCGACAAAGATGATGCCGAAGGAAAAGCAACAGCCATAATAGCATTACTGCAGAAAAATCGAAGATCTAAACGCAACAAAGGCATGGATTGCCTAACCGTGGGTCTAATCATCTACCGAGTAACAGAACGTGATCTCATCCGAAAGCCTCTACCCAAAGAATTCTTCCTACGGAATGCTTCCGTAGCCCGATCGACCTTCGTGAACTTACGAGAAGTGACCTGTCGTTTCCGAATGGATCCCGGGACTTACGTGGTGGTCCCTTCCACCTTTGAGCCGAACGTTGAAGGCGAGTTCATGATTAGGGTGTTCTCCGAATGTCCGGACTGCATGACCGAGAACGAAGACTGCGTTGGTGAATGCGACTTGGATCCTCGG ATTAAAATGAAAGCACCCGATCCCACGAAGCCTGATCCGCAGCGGCAGGCTATGGAGAAACTGTTCCTGGATGTCGCTGGAGTCGACGGCGAGGTTGACTGGATGGAGCTGAAGTTGGTACTGGATCACTGCTTCCGGGACGACATAGCGATTGCGGCCAAAGGAGTCTCCCGGAGTTACCACGTGGCCCCGGTGGAATCCAAGAAATCCCTGACACCTCAAGGTGAGGTCGTGTGTTGCGGCCTGTTGGCCATGCTGCAGGATTGGTACGTCAACATGGCCGGTGGGGACAATCGTCCAGAGCGCAGTACTTCCGGCGACTTCGTGGTCGCCAAGGAGAGGGCTCCTCTCATGACCG CCGAAATCAGTGCCGTCGGGTTCTCCAAGGATGCCTGCCGTTCGATGGTGGCTATGCTCGATGAGGATCAATCCGGCAAGCTCGGGTTCTTGGAGTTCCAGAAGTTGCTGACCGAAATTGCCCGCTGGAAGGCAGTGTTCAAGCTGTACGACACGGACCGTTCCGGGCATTTGAACCCATTTGAGCTGCGGGCAGCTTTGCAGTCGGCCGGTTACCATCTGAACAGCAAGATCCTGAACAGTTTGATGCATCGGTACGGTTCACGCGAGGGGGAGATATGGTTCGATGATTTTATAACCTGTGCGGTGAAGATTAAAACCATGATTG ATATCTTCCGCGCAAAGGACGTGAATGGAATCGCTTCGTTCAACATGGACGAATGGATACAGAAAACTATTTATTGTTAA
- the LOC5579650 gene encoding calpain-B isoform X3, whose product MPDPTRIDSLVKEFNDSPHGPKKLHQSRTRFMPIVFGRDGKAQPKPGPRSAEAQDFYALRKRCLRSGTLFEDPEFPANNSSLTFSGESRPNLKWLRPSQISPDPRFFEASYSRFDVNQGELGDCWLLAAAANLTQDPQLFTRVVPEDNSFKQDYTGIFHFRFWRFGQWCDVVIDDRLPTVNGKLVYMRSTEDNEFWSALLEKAYAKLFGSYEALRGGSASEAMVDFTGGIAESYEMKDVPKDLFQIIEKGFRSHAMFACSLEPDPYKPEAETPQGLIRGHAYSLTMAKMVDIQTPNVKGKIPLLRLRNPWGNANEWNGAWSDKSPEWKYIPEETKREIGLIFELDGEFWMSYQDFVKYFDRIEMCNMSPDCPIIRQNGNYPWKQSSFEGEWVIGSTAGGCRNYPDTFWHNPQYVVHLKEPDKDDAEGKATAIIALLQKNRRSKRNKGMDCLTVGLIIYRVTERDLIRKPLPKEFFLRNASVARSTFVNLREVTCRFRMDPGTYVVVPSTFEPNVEGEFMIRVFSECPDCMTENEDCVGECDLDPRVVPDSNNNDVPVAPIKMKAPDPTKPDPQRQAMEKLFLDVAGVDGEVDWMELKLVLDHCFRDDIAIAAKGVSRSYHVAPVESKKSLTPQGEVVCCGLLAMLQDWYVNMAGGDNRPERSTSGDFVVAKERAPLMTAEISAVGFSKDACRSMVAMLDEDQSGKLGFLEFQKLLTEIARWKAVFKLYDTDRSGHLNPFELRAALQSAGYHLNSKILNSLMHRYGSREGEIWFDDFITCAVKIKTMIDIFRAKDVNGIASFNMDEWIQKTIYC is encoded by the exons aAGGCTCAACCAAAACCCGGACCTCGTAGTGCCGAAGCACAGGACTTCTATGCCTTGCGAAAGCGATGCCTCCGCAGCGGAACCCTATTCGAGGATCCAGAATTTCCAGCCAACAATTCATCGCTGACATTCAGCGGGGAATCCCGGCCAAACCTCAAATGGCTTCGGCCCAGTCAAATTTCGCCAGATCCGAGATTCTTCGAGGCAAGCTATTCGCGATTCGACGTCAACCAAGGAGAGCTCGGAGACTGCTGGTTGCTGGCTGCGGCCGCAAATCTAACCCAAGATCCGCAACTGTTCACCAGGGTTGTCCCAGAGGACAACAGCTTCAAACAGGACTATACAGGGATTTTTCACTTCAGGTTTTGGAGGTTCGGCCAGTGGTGCGATGTTGTGATCGACGATCGGTTACCGACGGTGAATGGAAAGTTGGTCTATATGCGATCAACGGAAGATAATGAGTTCTGGAGTGCTCTGCTGGAGAAGGCCTATGCGAAACTGTTTGGGTCGTACGAGGCTCTGCGGGGAGGATCGGCTAGTGAAGCGATGGTAGATTTCACCGGAGGTATAGCAGAATCATACGAAATGAAGGATGTTCCAAAGGACTTGTTCCAAATTATTGAAAAGGGGTTCAGGAGTCACGCAATGTTTGCGTGTAGTTTAGAACCCGATCCGTATAAGCCGGAGGCGGAAACTCCTCAAGGTTTGATCCGAGGCCATGCATACTCGTTGACGATGGCCAAGATGGTGGATATCCAAACGCCGAATGTTAAGGGAAAGATTCCCTTGTTGAGGCTCAGGAATCCCTGGGGAAATGCTAATGAGTGGAATGGAGCGTGGAGCGATAAATCTCCGGAGTGGAAATATATTCCCGAAGAAACGAAGCGAGAGATTGGTTTGATTTTTGAGCTGGATGGGGAGTTTTGGATGTCTTATCAGGACTTCGTGAAGTACTTCGATCGTATCGAAATGTGCAACATGAGTCCAGATTGCCCAATAATCCGACAAAATGGAAACTATCCCTGGAAGCAATCGTCTTTCGAAGGTGAATGGGTTATTGGAAGCACTGCTGGTGGATGCAGAAACTATCCAGACACATTCTGGCATAATCCACAGTATGTAGTGCATCTGAAAGAACCCGACAAAGATGATGCCGAAGGAAAAGCAACAGCCATAATAGCATTACTGCAGAAAAATCGAAGATCTAAACGCAACAAAGGCATGGATTGCCTAACCGTGGGTCTAATCATCTACCGAGTAACAGAACGTGATCTCATCCGAAAGCCTCTACCCAAAGAATTCTTCCTACGGAATGCTTCCGTAGCCCGATCGACCTTCGTGAACTTACGAGAAGTGACCTGTCGTTTCCGAATGGATCCCGGGACTTACGTGGTGGTCCCTTCCACCTTTGAGCCGAACGTTGAAGGCGAGTTCATGATTAGGGTGTTCTCCGAATGTCCGGACTGCATGACCGAGAACGAAGACTGCGTTGGTGAATGCGACTTGGATCCTCGG GTGGTGCCAGATAGCAACAACAACGATGTGCCGGTAGCTCCC ATTAAAATGAAAGCACCCGATCCCACGAAGCCTGATCCGCAGCGGCAGGCTATGGAGAAACTGTTCCTGGATGTCGCTGGAGTCGACGGCGAGGTTGACTGGATGGAGCTGAAGTTGGTACTGGATCACTGCTTCCGGGACGACATAGCGATTGCGGCCAAAGGAGTCTCCCGGAGTTACCACGTGGCCCCGGTGGAATCCAAGAAATCCCTGACACCTCAAGGTGAGGTCGTGTGTTGCGGCCTGTTGGCCATGCTGCAGGATTGGTACGTCAACATGGCCGGTGGGGACAATCGTCCAGAGCGCAGTACTTCCGGCGACTTCGTGGTCGCCAAGGAGAGGGCTCCTCTCATGACCG CCGAAATCAGTGCCGTCGGGTTCTCCAAGGATGCCTGCCGTTCGATGGTGGCTATGCTCGATGAGGATCAATCCGGCAAGCTCGGGTTCTTGGAGTTCCAGAAGTTGCTGACCGAAATTGCCCGCTGGAAGGCAGTGTTCAAGCTGTACGACACGGACCGTTCCGGGCATTTGAACCCATTTGAGCTGCGGGCAGCTTTGCAGTCGGCCGGTTACCATCTGAACAGCAAGATCCTGAACAGTTTGATGCATCGGTACGGTTCACGCGAGGGGGAGATATGGTTCGATGATTTTATAACCTGTGCGGTGAAGATTAAAACCATGATTG ATATCTTCCGCGCAAAGGACGTGAATGGAATCGCTTCGTTCAACATGGACGAATGGATACAGAAAACTATTTATTGTTAA
- the LOC5579650 gene encoding calpain-B isoform X4, with protein MPDPTRIDSLVKEFNDSPHGPKKLHQSRTRFMPIVFGRDGKAQPKPGPRSAEAQDFYALRKRCLRSGTLFEDPEFPANNSSLTFSGESRPNLKWLRPSQISPDPRFFEASYSRFDVNQGELGDCWLLAAAANLTQDPQLFTRVVPEDNSFKQDYTGIFHFRFWRFGQWCDVVIDDRLPTVNGKLVYMRSTEDNEFWSALLEKAYAKLFGSYEALRGGSASEAMVDFTGGIAESYEMKDVPKDLFQIIEKGFRSHAMFACSLEPDPYKPEAETPQGLIRGHAYSLTMAKMVDIQTPNVKGKIPLLRLRNPWGNANEWNGAWSDKSPEWKYIPEETKREIGLIFELDGEFWMSYQDFVKYFDRIEMCNMSPDCPIIRQNGNYPWKQSSFEGEWVIGSTAGGCRNYPDTFWHNPQYVVHLKEPDKDDAEGKATAIIALLQKNRRSKRNKGMDCLTVGLIIYRVTERDLIRKPLPKEFFLRNASVARSTFVNLREVTCRFRMDPGTYVVVPSTFEPNVEGEFMIRVFSECPDCMTENEDCVGECDLDPRIKMKAPDPTKPDPQRQAMEKLFLDVAGVDGEVDWMELKLVLDHCFRDDIAIAAKGVSRSYHVAPVESKKSLTPQGEVVCCGLLAMLQDWYVNMAGGDNRPERSTSGDFVVAKERAPLMTGETSPEISAVGFSKDACRSMVAMLDEDQSGKLGFLEFQKLLTEIARWKAVFKLYDTDRSGHLNPFELRAALQSAGYHLNSKILNSLMHRYGSREGEIWFDDFITCAVKIKTMIDIFRAKDVNGIASFNMDEWIQKTIYC; from the exons aAGGCTCAACCAAAACCCGGACCTCGTAGTGCCGAAGCACAGGACTTCTATGCCTTGCGAAAGCGATGCCTCCGCAGCGGAACCCTATTCGAGGATCCAGAATTTCCAGCCAACAATTCATCGCTGACATTCAGCGGGGAATCCCGGCCAAACCTCAAATGGCTTCGGCCCAGTCAAATTTCGCCAGATCCGAGATTCTTCGAGGCAAGCTATTCGCGATTCGACGTCAACCAAGGAGAGCTCGGAGACTGCTGGTTGCTGGCTGCGGCCGCAAATCTAACCCAAGATCCGCAACTGTTCACCAGGGTTGTCCCAGAGGACAACAGCTTCAAACAGGACTATACAGGGATTTTTCACTTCAGGTTTTGGAGGTTCGGCCAGTGGTGCGATGTTGTGATCGACGATCGGTTACCGACGGTGAATGGAAAGTTGGTCTATATGCGATCAACGGAAGATAATGAGTTCTGGAGTGCTCTGCTGGAGAAGGCCTATGCGAAACTGTTTGGGTCGTACGAGGCTCTGCGGGGAGGATCGGCTAGTGAAGCGATGGTAGATTTCACCGGAGGTATAGCAGAATCATACGAAATGAAGGATGTTCCAAAGGACTTGTTCCAAATTATTGAAAAGGGGTTCAGGAGTCACGCAATGTTTGCGTGTAGTTTAGAACCCGATCCGTATAAGCCGGAGGCGGAAACTCCTCAAGGTTTGATCCGAGGCCATGCATACTCGTTGACGATGGCCAAGATGGTGGATATCCAAACGCCGAATGTTAAGGGAAAGATTCCCTTGTTGAGGCTCAGGAATCCCTGGGGAAATGCTAATGAGTGGAATGGAGCGTGGAGCGATAAATCTCCGGAGTGGAAATATATTCCCGAAGAAACGAAGCGAGAGATTGGTTTGATTTTTGAGCTGGATGGGGAGTTTTGGATGTCTTATCAGGACTTCGTGAAGTACTTCGATCGTATCGAAATGTGCAACATGAGTCCAGATTGCCCAATAATCCGACAAAATGGAAACTATCCCTGGAAGCAATCGTCTTTCGAAGGTGAATGGGTTATTGGAAGCACTGCTGGTGGATGCAGAAACTATCCAGACACATTCTGGCATAATCCACAGTATGTAGTGCATCTGAAAGAACCCGACAAAGATGATGCCGAAGGAAAAGCAACAGCCATAATAGCATTACTGCAGAAAAATCGAAGATCTAAACGCAACAAAGGCATGGATTGCCTAACCGTGGGTCTAATCATCTACCGAGTAACAGAACGTGATCTCATCCGAAAGCCTCTACCCAAAGAATTCTTCCTACGGAATGCTTCCGTAGCCCGATCGACCTTCGTGAACTTACGAGAAGTGACCTGTCGTTTCCGAATGGATCCCGGGACTTACGTGGTGGTCCCTTCCACCTTTGAGCCGAACGTTGAAGGCGAGTTCATGATTAGGGTGTTCTCCGAATGTCCGGACTGCATGACCGAGAACGAAGACTGCGTTGGTGAATGCGACTTGGATCCTCGG ATTAAAATGAAAGCACCCGATCCCACGAAGCCTGATCCGCAGCGGCAGGCTATGGAGAAACTGTTCCTGGATGTCGCTGGAGTCGACGGCGAGGTTGACTGGATGGAGCTGAAGTTGGTACTGGATCACTGCTTCCGGGACGACATAGCGATTGCGGCCAAAGGAGTCTCCCGGAGTTACCACGTGGCCCCGGTGGAATCCAAGAAATCCCTGACACCTCAAGGTGAGGTCGTGTGTTGCGGCCTGTTGGCCATGCTGCAGGATTGGTACGTCAACATGGCCGGTGGGGACAATCGTCCAGAGCGCAGTACTTCCGGCGACTTCGTGGTCGCCAAGGAGAGGGCTCCTCTCATGACCGGTGAGACGTCTC CCGAAATCAGTGCCGTCGGGTTCTCCAAGGATGCCTGCCGTTCGATGGTGGCTATGCTCGATGAGGATCAATCCGGCAAGCTCGGGTTCTTGGAGTTCCAGAAGTTGCTGACCGAAATTGCCCGCTGGAAGGCAGTGTTCAAGCTGTACGACACGGACCGTTCCGGGCATTTGAACCCATTTGAGCTGCGGGCAGCTTTGCAGTCGGCCGGTTACCATCTGAACAGCAAGATCCTGAACAGTTTGATGCATCGGTACGGTTCACGCGAGGGGGAGATATGGTTCGATGATTTTATAACCTGTGCGGTGAAGATTAAAACCATGATTG ATATCTTCCGCGCAAAGGACGTGAATGGAATCGCTTCGTTCAACATGGACGAATGGATACAGAAAACTATTTATTGTTAA